From a single Arachis hypogaea cultivar Tifrunner chromosome 3, arahy.Tifrunner.gnm2.J5K5, whole genome shotgun sequence genomic region:
- the LOC140183350 gene encoding G-type lectin S-receptor-like serine/threonine-protein kinase SD1-1, with the protein MSTEYAVRGLFSMKSDVFSFGVIVLEIISEQKNREFSDPEHCHNLLGHAWKLWTEGRQLELLDEVLREGCTPFEVIRCIHVALLCVQQKPQDRPDMSSVVLMLNGEKLLPKPRIPGFYSEGDVTSEGDALLTKCTLLSPNETSITILEAR; encoded by the exons ATGTCTACTGAATATGCTGTGCGTGGACTTTTCTCAATGAAATCAGATGTCTTTAGTTTTGGTGTGATAGTTCTAGAGATAATAAGTGAACAGAAGAATAGAGAATTTTCAGATCCCGAGCACTGTCATAATCTTCTCGGGCAT GCATGGAAATTATGGACAGAAGGAAGACAGTTGGAACTGTTGGATGAAGTGTTACGCGAAGGATGCACGCCTTTTGAAGTGATTCGATGCATACACGTGGCCCTGTTATGTGTGCAACAAAAACCTCAAGATAGGCCAGATATGTCATCTGTGGTTCTAATGTTAAATGGTGAGAAATTATTGCCAAAGCCAAGGATTCCTGGTTTTTATTCTGAAGGAGATGTTACAAGTGAAGGAGATGCTTTATTGACAAAATGCACACTGCTCTCGCCCAATGAAACTTCCATCACAATATTAGAGGCAAGGTAG
- the LOC112789990 gene encoding G-type lectin S-receptor-like serine/threonine-protein kinase At4g27290: MLFVWLFVISFVKLSTSQHTLTPRHFVRDGETLLSRDGTFELGFFSPGTSTNRYLGIWYRNVFPKAVVWVANRESPIKNNSGILTINNEGVLVILVILINGTNSSSPVWSSNVPSEAVINPIAQLLETGNLVVKNGVKDSNNNQFLWQSFNYPGDTLTMQGMKLGWNLMTGQEIFLSSWRSKDDPSQGEYSLKIDRMGYPQLFKYKGSEKRFRIGSWNGESFSGYSSHQLKQNIRVEFIMNHKEVYLVFKTVDRSVTWIYTVTSSGHGELSAWTSQSNSRKVISTGEEDECENYALCGVYSVCNMNGNSPTCECLKGFVPKFPEQWNMSYWSNGCVSRTELDCDKNTHGFFKYTNMKVPDTSSSWFSKAMNLDECRKKCLENCSCTAYANLDIRRGGTGCLLWFGALIDTRTFSQWGQDLYIKVPASQLDNGLSKMKKLVEIIVGVILFGFITCVSIMIHRRQGLARIIYRKHYENILRKEDIGLPNFDLSVLAKATDNFSSSNKLGEGGFGPVYKGTLTNGQELAVKMLSERSVQGMEEFRNEILLIAKLQHRNLVKLLGCCIQEEKVMLIYEYMSNKSLDHFIFDENKRKLLDWPTRFNIIGGIARGLLYLHQDSRLRIIHRDLKTSNILLDANMEPKI, from the exons ATGCTATTTGTTTGGCTCTTTGTTATCTCTTTTGTTAAACTCTCCACTTCACAACATACATTGACGCCGCGTCACTTTGTCCGTGACGGCGAGACTTTGCTTTCCCGTGATGGAACATTTGAGCTTGGTTTCTTCAGCCCTGGAACTTCTACAAATCGATATCTTGGTATATGGTACAGGAATGTGTTCCCAAAAGCAGTTGTGTGGGTGGCCAACCGCGAATCACCAATCAAGAACAATTCAGGAATCTTGACCATCAACAATGAAGGAGTTCTTGTGATCCTTGTGATTCTCATCAACGGCACAAACAGCAGCAGCCCTGTTTGGTCTTCTAATGTGCCAAGCGAAGCGGTTATTAATCCAATAGCACAGCTTCTGGAGACAGGGAATCTTGTGGTGAAGAATGGAGTTAaagattcaaacaacaatcaGTTTCTCTGGCAGAGTTTCAACTACCCTGGCGATACGCTTACCATGCAGGGCATGAAGCTTGGATGGAACTTAATGACAGGTCAAGAAATATTCCTTTCTTCTTGGAGAAGTAAGGATGATCCAAGCCAGGGAGAATATTCATTAAAGATTGACCGTATGGGATATCCACAACTTTTTAAGTATAAAGGTTCTGAAAAAAGGTTTAGAATAGGGTCATGGAATGGAGAAAGTTTTAGTGGATATTCATCTCATCAACTGAAACAAAATATTAGAGTAGAGTTCATCATGAATCATAAAGAAGTGTATCTAGTATTCAAAACCGTCGATAGATCAGTTACCTGGATTTATACAGTTACATCTTCGGGCCATGGAGAGCTTTCTGCTTGGACGAGTCAATCcaatagccgaaaagtcatctCGACCGGGGAGGAAGATGAATGCGAAAATTATGCCTTGTGTGGTGTTTATTCTGTGTGCAATATGAATGGTAATTCTCCTACATGTGAATGTCTCAAAGGATTTGTTCCCAAGTTTCCAGAACAGTGGAATATGTCATATTGGTCTAATGGTTGTGTTTCAAGGACGGAATTGGATTGTGATAAGAACACACATGGCTTCTTTAAGTACACAAACATGAAAGTGCCAGACACGTCTTCGTCGTGGTTTAGCAAGGCCATGAACCTTGATGAATGTCGGAAGAAGTGTCTGGAAAACTGTTCTTGTACGGCGTATGCCAATTTAGACATTCGCAGAGGAGGAACCGGTTGTCTACTCTGGTTTGGAGCTCTGATTGACACGAGGACGTTTTCTCAATGGGGACAAGACCTTTACATCAAGGTCCCTGCTTCTCAACTCG ATAATGGTCTAAGTAAAATGAAGAAGTTGGTAGAAATCATAGTTGGTGTGATTTTATTTGGATTCATAACTTGTGTCAGCATAATGATACACAGAAGACAAg GGTTGGCAAGAATAATTTACAGGAAGCATTATGAAAATATACTGAGGAAGGAAGACATTGGTCTACCAAATTTTGATCTGTCTGTCTTAGCCAAAGCCACTGACAACTTCTCAAGCAGTAACAAGCTAGGAGAAGGAGGCTTTGGACCAGTGTATAAG GGCACACTAACAAATGGGCAAGAGTTAGCTGTTAAAATGCTTTCAGAAAGGTCTGTACAAGGGATGGAGGAATTCAGAAATGAAATTCTATTGATCGCCAAACTTCAACACCGAAACCTCGTGAAGCTTCTTGGTTGTTGCattcaagaagaaaaagtaaTGTTGATCTATGAATACATGTCTAACAAAAGCTTGGATCACTTTATTTTTG ATGAAAATAAAAGGAAGTTGCTAGATTGGCCTACACGTTTCAACATTATTGGTGGCATAGCACGAGGACTTCTTTATCTTCATCAAGACTCTAGGCTGAGGATTATTCATAGAGATCTAAAAACTAGCAATATTTTATTAGATGCAAATATGGAACCAAAAATATAG